The Flavobacterium faecale genomic sequence AAAAAAGCAACTCTCTATAAGTAGTACACTTGTAGAGAGTTGCTTATCAATCCTTTTTTATTCTTTTATTCTTTTTATTGCAATTTCAATTCTTGTACATTTTGGTAATCGGTACCTCTTAGTTTTTCAAATGTTTCTTTCATCTCCTTTAGTTTATCCGGAAATTGCTTTGCAACATTGTTTTGCTGACCGATATCTTTTTTAGTATTGTATAATTGGTAGTCATCAGATGGCCCCATTTCTATATTAACTTCAGTATTCATTTTAGCAGCACCTTTGTACGGAGGAATCATAATCCAATCACCTTTTCTAAGTAAAGTTTTTGAATTTGCCTCTAAAACCAATGCTTTTCTACCTACCGCACTTTTTCCTAGCAATGTGTTCATTACATTCTGACTATCAGCCAATTTAGTTTCTTTACTACCTACCATTGCTGCCAATGAAGCTAGTAAATCCATTTGGCACACAACAGCATCAGATGTTCCTGGTTTGATATGCCCTTTCCAATAGGTTAAAAAAGGAACTCTTGTTCCACCATCTAGCAAACTGTACTTCCCACCTCTTAATGGACCAGCAGGTTTATGAGTTCCAAGTTTTTCTACTGCATCGTCATAATAACCATCATTTAAAACAGGACCGTTATCGCTAGAAAAAACTATCAAAGTATTTTCTAACAAACCGTCTTCTTCCAATTTTTTCATTAATTCACCAACACACCAGTCTGCCTCAACAATTACATCTCCTCTTGGCCCTAAACCAGATGCTCCAACAAATCTTGGACTTGGTGTACGTGGTACGTGTGGTTGTTGTAATGCATAGTACATAAAGAAAGGCTTATTTTTGTGCCCATTTATATAATTTTTAGCTTCGTCCAAAAAGGTATCTGCCATATCTTCATCATGCCATTTTGCGGCTGTACCACCTTTCATGTACCCAATTCTCGGAATCCCATTTACAATACTTTGATTGTGACCATGATGCCATTTCATCTTCAACATTTCTGGGTTCGAAATCGCCGTTGGTTCTCCAGGAAAATTATTTTTGTAATCTACTTCAATTGGATCTTTTGGATCTAAGCCCACAACATCTCCGTTACGGATAAAAACCGTAGGTACTCTATCCTGAGTAGCAGCCATAATGAAGCTGTAATCAAAACCTACTTCATTTGGACCAGGACTAATGTGCTTGTTCCAATCTGTGTCACCGGTACCAAGACCTAAATGCCATTTTCCAACAATTCCAGTATCATATCCTTCTGATCTAAGCATTTTCGGAATCGTCATTTGTGCTGTATCAATTAACAAAGGAGCTGTTCCTGGAAGAATCTTCGCATCTGAATTGCGCCATGGGTACGTACCCGTTAACAACCCGTATCTACTAGGTGTACACGTAGCCGATGTTGCGTAACCGCTAGTAAAAAGCATTCCGCCATTGGCCAATTTATCAATATTTGGTGTTTTAATTCCTGTACCGCCATAAACTGCCAAATCACCATAACCTAAATCATCAGCATAGATAAATATGATATTTGGTTTTGCCTGTACAACGCTCTCGCTCTGTTTTTTTGGTGTACTTCCACAGCCAACAAAGGCAAAAACAGCCATTACAGCTATAGGTAATTTCATAGTACTAATTGTCTTAGTCATCATTTTAAATAATTTAGTTTAGTAATTTAATTTGTTTTTCCTGCAAAATACTTTTAGTACAAATACTATGAACAATGATACACCATAAACACTTTATATAAGAAACCATATGATTATTATAGCACTACAAATGTTTTTCAGTACTACTATTCACTGAAAATTACTGCTGCATCATCGTTAGTAAGACCGTGTTCATAAAAAAAGGTTTAACCTTCTACTTTCTTTTCGAAAACAATGACTTAGTGCTTACATCATTTATTTGCACCTTATCAACAAAACATTGAGTCTTCATACGAAGACCCAACGAAGTCCTGCAAAAACGTTCTTAGATATTCCTGCAATTAGTTTTGTTTTTATTTTAGTTTCAGAGTACCAAAATAAAGGATTTTGACATAAATATTTGTCTGCAAGGGTTTATCAAATGTCTTCTAGAATATTTTTTTTTACAGTTAAGTTTCTCTTTACGATAAAAGTACTCGTATTTATTTTCATAATCATTCATATAAGCTAAAGCCTAGATACAAAGTAAAATAATATAATATCAAGAAAAGCATTCTTTTCTATCTTATTTAAATACCATTTTACCCCTTATTAAAAAGTTATTTGCTAAAACAAAATTTAGATTATTCTTAAAACAGCTCCACCTGTACTAACAGTAATTTAGAAATTATTACACGACTTTTTGCCACGAATTTCACGAATTGTCACGAATTAGCAGTTATTTATAAATTACATGAATTTTTATTTAAGTGAATAGAATTCGTGTTATCTTTTAGAATCTAGCTTTGTGCTAATTCGTGTAATTTGTGTCTAAACTACTGCACATAGAACTAAAATAAGGTGTGTGTGTTTTTGCCACGAATTTCACTAATTGTCACGAATTAGTAGTTATTTATAAATTGCACTAATTTTTATTTAAGTGAATAGAATTCGTGTTATCTTGTAGAATCTAGCTTCGTGCTAATTCGTGTAATTTGTGTCTAAACTTTTGCGGATAGAACTAAAATAAGGTGTTTGTTTTTTTGCCACGAATTTCACGAATTGTCACGAATTAGTAGTTATTTATAAATTGTATGAATTTTTATTTAAGTGAATAGAATTCGTGTAATCTTGTAGAATCTAGCTCCGTGCTAATTCGTGTAATTTGTGTCTAAACTTTTGCGGATAGAACTAAAATAAGGTGTTTGTTTTTTTGCCACGAATTTCACGGATTGTCACGAATTAGCAGTTATTTATAAACTGCATGAATTTTTATTTAAGTGAATAGATTCGTGTAATCTTGTAGAATCTAGCTCCGTGCTAATTTGTGTAATTTGTGTAATTTGTGTAATTTGTGTAATTTGTGTCTAAACTTTTGCGGATAGAACTAAAATAAGGTGTTTGTTTTTTTGCCACGAATTTCACGAATTGTCACGAATTAGTAGTTATTTATAAATTGTATGAATTTTTATTTATGTGATTAGCATTCGTGTTATCTTCTAGAATCTAGCTTTGTGTTAATTCGTGTAATTTGTGTCTAAACTTTTGCACATAGAACTAAAATAAGGTGTTTTTTTTCCACGAATTTCACGAATTGTCACGAATTAATAGTTATTTATATATTGTATGAATTTTTATTTATGTGATTAGCATTCGTGTTATCTTGTAGAATCTAACTTCGTGTTAATTCGTGAAATTCTTGTCTGCATTTCACTTCCACGAAATCCAACTTTATAACTATACTGTCATTTATTTTTCGAAAGAACAAACCAAACTGATAAAAGCACTGCAACTACAATTCCACTACAATATGATAAAGTGTAATCCAATTTGAACCCTTCGGGAGCTACCAAAATATAGGTTACCACAACTGCAGTCATAAAAGCTGCTGGAGCTAACACAAACCAAGCGGTCTTTCCTTCTTTTTTAATATAAACTGCAGCTGCCCAAAGTACGACCGTTGCCAGCACCTGATTGGACCAACCAAAATACCTCCAAATAATCGCAAAATCTATTTCGGTCAATGCAATAGCAATGGCAAAAATCGGAATCGAAACCATCAATCGTTGGCTTAATTTTTTTTGATCTAATTTTAATGAATCAGCAATGGTTAATCGAGCGCTTCTAAACGCAGTATCACCCGAGGTTATTGGTGCTGCCACCACTCCAAAAATTGCCAGAATACCACCCACTTTTCCAAGCATGGTATTGCAAATAATATTCACTACCCAAGCAGCATTATGACCTTCCTCGGCCATAGTTGCTCCCAATTCTTTTACACCTCCAAAAAAAGCCATCGCCACAGCAGCCCAAATTAAGGCTACAATTCCCTCGGTAATCATGGCGCCGAAAAATACTTTTTTCCCGTGTGCCTCATTGGTGATGCAACGTGCCATCATAGGCGACTGCGTTGCATGAAAACCAGAAATCGCACCACATGCTATCGTAATAAACAATAATGGAAACAATGGATAATCAACAGGGTTGTTATGCATGTTTCTGAAAGTATCAACTGTTATTTCGGGAATTGTGTAACCTTCGAATAATAAAGCACCAAACAAACCCACCGCCATGATTAATAATGATAATCCAAACAAGGGGTATATTTTCCCGATTAATTTGTCGATTGGTAAGATGGTCGCAAGCAAATAATAAATAAAGATAATGACAATAAGAATTGAAGTATCTGTACCTGTTAACTCTTGTAAAATTGTGGCGGGTCCAACAACAAAAACAACTCCTACTAAAATCAATAAAAGTACTGCAAACACACGCATAAATTGCTTAACCGACTTCCCTAAATACACGCCTACTATCTCGGGAATCGAATCGCCACCATGTCGTACTGATAGCATTCCGGACAAATAATCATGAACTGAACCCGCAAAAATACATCCAAAAACGATCCATAAAAACGCAACTGGTCCCCATAAAGCTCCCGCAATGGCTCCAAAAATTGGTCCCAATCCCGCAATGTTCAAAAACTGAATTAAAAAGATTTTCCCCAACTGCAGCGGAACAAAATCTACGCCGTCTTCCTTACTAATCGCTGGAGTTACTCGACTAGAGTCGGCACCAAACTTTCTTTCGACATAATTGCCGTAGATAAAGTAGCCCGCCACCAAAATCAGAATACTAATTAGAAAACTTATCATATTATTATGTTATTAGAACTATTTTGATTTGCGACTACAAGTACGTATTTTTTTCTTTATTAGCATTAAGAATAACAACGAATCTCAAACATCTTTACGTTTTTGGCACCATGAGTATCTGCTAATTTTAAACGAACTGCAGTCGTAGTAATCTCTGGGAAACTAGTTTTCACCAAACGGGTTTTGTTATTAGTTACTTTCGCTACTTCTACCCATTTTCCGCTCACACGAGCTTCAACGGAAAAGTTTTTAATTAACTCTGGCGGAACACCTGAAACCTGACCTAATTCTGTCGCTTTATCTGGATTTTTATGCATCATAATACGACGCTGCAAATTGGTATCAAACTTCATTTCGACTTTTGTTAATTTAATCGGATTATCCCATTCTAATTGCAATTCGGCATTCAATCCGTCAGACTGCCAGTGGTGAATTTTTTCCACTTCGTCTCTACCCACGCCATCCAATAACAGTTTGGCATCACCAGAAGTAGTCGAAGAGGCAAAAATCAAACTCGCTTTCTTTGCCCAATCATTCAAATCATTCGCAGGACGATTGGGGAAATAAGAATCATCCCGTAACAATTGTTCTTGTAATTCGGTAATATGATTGGTTGCTAATTTCCGAGGGGTTATTTCTTTATTGATACAAAGTACAGAAGCCGTTCCTACCGCCTGCCCCATCATAGCACAGGTACTAATGATACGAGTGGATGACAACGCCATATGACTGACACTTACATTACGACCTGCAAACAACAAATTGGAAATATTTTTCGAATACAAACTTCTAAAAGGTACTTCATATATTTGTTTAAAATTCGAATGAAAGAAACTCGCTGGTTCATCCAAATTCTCAATTCCACCCGGACAATGCTCGTCCAAAGACCAACCTCCAAAAGCGACTGCGTCCGGAAAATGTTTGTACTCCTCCAAATCTTTTTGATTTAAGATATAGTCACCCATAAAACGACGTGATTCTCTACGCCCCGGTAAAGAACCTACCCAATCCAAAGCAATATTTTTGGATTCTGGAAAATCTCCCGAATTCTTGATATGATCCCAAACTCCATAAAAATACCCCATCAATTTATGACGATTCTCTTCGCGAGTATCTATAATATCGATATTACTGCCGACTTCAATCCACCAATAGCCTTCTTTGACATTCTTTATTTTTCGATGTTTATCTTTGAAAGCCTTTTTGGAATCAAATGGCAACATATAAGATGGCGGATAAAAAGGCACTGGTTTTCCCATATCTTTTGTACTCATCATAATGCAATCTCCCATTACCCAATTGTCTGGTTGGTCTGGTGCGAAAGATTCACCAAACTCTGCTTTGCCTTCACGTCCCGTACGGAACTCTGCTCCAGCCATTGCCGCCATCAATCCGTCGCCAGAGCAATCGCAGAACATTTTTCCTTCCAAGGTATATTCTGTTTCGCTGGTTAATTGCCAACAAATTACTTTTTTGATTTTGTCACCACTCATTTCTACGTCTACCGCCTGTGTGTTCAACATCAAAGTCAAATTGGGCTGACGAATGACAAAATCATACAAAACATGATCCCATACATGATAGGATTCTTGTGAGTTGTAATATAAATTTTCGATCATGATCTCCTCAATGATTCCCGTTTCTCGGTCTACTTTAAACTTATTTTGTAAACCTTGAACCCCATTTACAGTCACACGAACTTCACTCGACGCATTTCCGCCCAAAACAGGTCTGTCTTGTACCAATACCGTTTTCGCACCCGTTCTTGCAGCTGCCACCGCTGCCGATATTCCTGCCATTCCTGCACCAACCACCACGACATCGTAGCTCATGGTTTTTTTCTTTTTGTTAGGGCGTTTTATTTTTTTATTAGATTCATCCAAATCAAATAAATGTATGTCTTCTTCTTTAATAGGAGTCGCGCTGATATCACCAAATAATGGCAAAAAACTTGCTGCTATCGCTCCCTTTACTCCGGTTTGAAAAAACTTTCTGCGTTCCATAATTTTGTAATAGTTTTGGTTTTGGTTCTTGTAAAGTTAATCACTCACTCACCCATTTTTATAGTGAGGAGTAAATCAATTGTATTTACAGGTTCGTATTTACTGCAATTTTCTTAAAAAATCACCGAAATACCAATAATACGACCTTACAAAAACATTACATTCAATATAATTACGTTTTTCAGGGGTTTTTAGAGCTATTATTACAAATTGTTAACAGGAGAATAATACTTTGGGCGTGTCCCTTCGTTATCCCGAAGTTTCGGGACTACGGGCCGGGCTTTTCGCTATATCTTTTTGGCCCCGAAAAAAATCGGGCCCAAAAAGGATGTCGCTACAATCCCTCACGCGAACTGTGGTGGGATATATGATTTGATTTTTGAAAAGTAAAAATCAGAATACAGATACTAATAAATCCTCTGCTAAAACAAAAAAAAGAACTCCAACCCCAAAATCATCAGGGCTGCAGTTCTTTTTTCTTTTATAAATTAATCCAAACTATTACTTAATCACAATCTCATCAATGGCGAAAGTCGAGCCATCAGCAGGTTCGATTTTGTAGTTGTTGGCACCACGACCCAATTTGATTTTGACTTTTACGATATTCCAATCAGAGCCTAGGTTTTTGGTGTTGGGTAATTCAAGTTTTTCATTCAGTACTTTTCCGTTTACGGTGAGTTTTATAGCACTTGCTGTTTTACCTTCCACTTTGGCACTGTAACGAATCCATATTTCGGCTTTGGCTTCTCCCCCATCATTTTCTTGGCACCATTCTACCGCACCAGATTGCTTTTTATCAAAAAGTAAATAACCAGTTCCGTTGAAATCGGCTCCTTTTGTGACAATTGATACACCCGTAAATTTTGCTTGTTCCGCTTGATCACCAATCACTTTGGTGTTGGTCGGGTTATCGTTCCATACAAAACCTTCGTCTTCTGCAAAACGCTCGCTTAAAATTTCGCTTGGTTTTCCATCAATCAATACCAGTGCTTTGACTGTTGTTCCTAATGTCACAGCAAATGGTGCGCTGTATTTTTGCGACTGTACGGTTGGCGTTGTTCCATCCGTAGTGTAATAAGTTGCTATCGCTAGTTTTGGAGTTGTTCCACGCAATGCCAAAACTTGAGTGTCAATTGAAACCAAATTAGAGGTAATCAATTTCTTTTCGCCCAAAATTGCCGAGGCTACAAGCGTAACAGCTCCTGTCTCCTTAGTTGTTTCTACATATGCACGTGTGAGCCCGTAAAAAGCGATGCGATTAGAAGCTTCAAAATGTTTTTCAACATCTACCGGACTTCCATTGTCTAAGGCTCTTATTTTTCCTGCTCCTAATACCGTAAAATAGGTTCTATTTTCACCATACGGATACATTTCGCCCTTCGCATCTGTTGCCGTAATACGTACTTGCACGATGTCGTTTCCTGATTTCGATAATGGCTCTCCATCAATTGACAATCTATTTTCGGAAGGTGTATCCGCGGTGCGAATAGTTTCTTGACTTACGATTCGTCCGTTTTTGTAGCCCACTGCTTTTAGTGCTCCTGGTTGGTAAGGCACCATCCACTGGCATTGCATTTTGTCCCACTCGGTTCCTGGATTGATTTTCCCTAACGAAACTCCGTCAAAAAACAATTCGACTGTATCACAATTAGAGTACACCCAAACCGGAATCTCCATTCCTAATTTCATTTTTGGATGTGTCCAATGTGGTAAAATATGAACCATGGGTTTAGTTGTCCACTGGCTTTGGTACAAATAAAATAAATCTTTTTCGAAATTAGCCATATCAATTGCACCACCCATAAAGGATTTAAAAGGCCATCCACCATGTACATAACCCGCTTCGCCAAAGTAGTCGTGTCCTGTCCAACGGAAAGAGCCTGCGTAATTGGGAATGTCCCGTATCTGTGCAATATTGTGACGCGACGTCAATCGAACCGTAGCATTATCATAACTTGAATTGAATATTTGTTTTCTAAACTTACGATTCGCTTCTTCGATCCAATCGTGGGTAAAAACCTCTTTCTCGGTCAAATCCGGAATTTCGTACGGTTGTTGTTTTGTGTTGGGATAACCATCACGATACCAAGTTTTCGTTCGATAATACCCTCGTACTTGCCACGTATGTGTATTTTCGGTGGCGATAAAAACACGGTCTTTGGGTAAAGTATCAAACCATCCCATTTTTTCACTGCTTCCATTTACCCCAAAAACATCCATAAACTCAGAACCCGAATGGCCAGAAGTTACTGGTCGCGTTGGATCGTTTACATGACATTCTGCTACCAAATCCTTTCCAACATCGCCATGCGTTTCGTTACCAACACTATAAATCACAATTGAAGGATGATTGTGATCGCGACGAATCCAGTCTGTCAAATCTTTTTTCCACCATTTTGCAAAAGCTTGCTCCCCATAATCATGAGTTGCTTTTTGCTCCCAGCCGTCAAAAATTTCGTCCATGACCATCATTCCT encodes the following:
- a CDS encoding glycoside hydrolase family 2 TIM barrel-domain containing protein, giving the protein MKKGIILIASCLFWIVGQTQKINFNDQWRFIQKDIVGGEVSSYNDQSWRKLNLPHDWSIEGEYDEKNPMGDKCGYLPAGIGWYRKTISVPKEWKGKQIEIIFDGVFMNSTVYANGVKLGVRPFGWITFGYDISEQVRTSNTITFAVRVDNDQQPSARWYTGSGIYANTWIDIRDNIHVVNDGVFVRTEGNKIKIDTEIKNSTTKKAKVILKTTFLDANGKSVQKIESKLKLHSNGTQKVAQQTHIDNPSLWSIETPTLYKAVSEIYEGKKLVDRFETRFGIRDIKWIPETGMWINGKNVKIQGVCNHQDAGALGAAVPDKILRFRIQQLKDMGVNTIRTAHNPQTPQFYAMCDEIGMMVMDEIFDGWEQKATHDYGEQAFAKWWKKDLTDWIRRDHNHPSIVIYSVGNETHGDVGKDLVAECHVNDPTRPVTSGHSGSEFMDVFGVNGSSEKMGWFDTLPKDRVFIATENTHTWQVRGYYRTKTWYRDGYPNTKQQPYEIPDLTEKEVFTHDWIEEANRKFRKQIFNSSYDNATVRLTSRHNIAQIRDIPNYAGSFRWTGHDYFGEAGYVHGGWPFKSFMGGAIDMANFEKDLFYLYQSQWTTKPMVHILPHWTHPKMKLGMEIPVWVYSNCDTVELFFDGVSLGKINPGTEWDKMQCQWMVPYQPGALKAVGYKNGRIVSQETIRTADTPSENRLSIDGEPLSKSGNDIVQVRITATDAKGEMYPYGENRTYFTVLGAGKIRALDNGSPVDVEKHFEASNRIAFYGLTRAYVETTKETGAVTLVASAILGEKKLITSNLVSIDTQVLALRGTTPKLAIATYYTTDGTTPTVQSQKYSAPFAVTLGTTVKALVLIDGKPSEILSERFAEDEGFVWNDNPTNTKVIGDQAEQAKFTGVSIVTKGADFNGTGYLLFDKKQSGAVEWCQENDGGEAKAEIWIRYSAKVEGKTASAIKLTVNGKVLNEKLELPNTKNLGSDWNIVKVKIKLGRGANNYKIEPADGSTFAIDEIVIK
- a CDS encoding sulfatase family protein, translated to MKLPIAVMAVFAFVGCGSTPKKQSESVVQAKPNIIFIYADDLGYGDLAVYGGTGIKTPNIDKLANGGMLFTSGYATSATCTPSRYGLLTGTYPWRNSDAKILPGTAPLLIDTAQMTIPKMLRSEGYDTGIVGKWHLGLGTGDTDWNKHISPGPNEVGFDYSFIMAATQDRVPTVFIRNGDVVGLDPKDPIEVDYKNNFPGEPTAISNPEMLKMKWHHGHNQSIVNGIPRIGYMKGGTAAKWHDEDMADTFLDEAKNYINGHKNKPFFMYYALQQPHVPRTPSPRFVGASGLGPRGDVIVEADWCVGELMKKLEEDGLLENTLIVFSSDNGPVLNDGYYDDAVEKLGTHKPAGPLRGGKYSLLDGGTRVPFLTYWKGHIKPGTSDAVVCQMDLLASLAAMVGSKETKLADSQNVMNTLLGKSAVGRKALVLEANSKTLLRKGDWIMIPPYKGAAKMNTEVNIEMGPSDDYQLYNTKKDIGQQNNVAKQFPDKLKEMKETFEKLRGTDYQNVQELKLQ
- a CDS encoding FAD-dependent oxidoreductase, coding for MERRKFFQTGVKGAIAASFLPLFGDISATPIKEEDIHLFDLDESNKKIKRPNKKKKTMSYDVVVVGAGMAGISAAVAAARTGAKTVLVQDRPVLGGNASSEVRVTVNGVQGLQNKFKVDRETGIIEEIMIENLYYNSQESYHVWDHVLYDFVIRQPNLTLMLNTQAVDVEMSGDKIKKVICWQLTSETEYTLEGKMFCDCSGDGLMAAMAGAEFRTGREGKAEFGESFAPDQPDNWVMGDCIMMSTKDMGKPVPFYPPSYMLPFDSKKAFKDKHRKIKNVKEGYWWIEVGSNIDIIDTREENRHKLMGYFYGVWDHIKNSGDFPESKNIALDWVGSLPGRRESRRFMGDYILNQKDLEEYKHFPDAVAFGGWSLDEHCPGGIENLDEPASFFHSNFKQIYEVPFRSLYSKNISNLLFAGRNVSVSHMALSSTRIISTCAMMGQAVGTASVLCINKEITPRKLATNHITELQEQLLRDDSYFPNRPANDLNDWAKKASLIFASSTTSGDAKLLLDGVGRDEVEKIHHWQSDGLNAELQLEWDNPIKLTKVEMKFDTNLQRRIMMHKNPDKATELGQVSGVPPELIKNFSVEARVSGKWVEVAKVTNNKTRLVKTSFPEITTTAVRLKLADTHGAKNVKMFEIRCYS
- a CDS encoding carbon starvation CstA family protein encodes the protein MISFLISILILVAGYFIYGNYVERKFGADSSRVTPAISKEDGVDFVPLQLGKIFLIQFLNIAGLGPIFGAIAGALWGPVAFLWIVFGCIFAGSVHDYLSGMLSVRHGGDSIPEIVGVYLGKSVKQFMRVFAVLLLILVGVVFVVGPATILQELTGTDTSILIVIIFIYYLLATILPIDKLIGKIYPLFGLSLLIMAVGLFGALLFEGYTIPEITVDTFRNMHNNPVDYPLFPLLFITIACGAISGFHATQSPMMARCITNEAHGKKVFFGAMITEGIVALIWAAVAMAFFGGVKELGATMAEEGHNAAWVVNIICNTMLGKVGGILAIFGVVAAPITSGDTAFRSARLTIADSLKLDQKKLSQRLMVSIPIFAIAIALTEIDFAIIWRYFGWSNQVLATVVLWAAAVYIKKEGKTAWFVLAPAAFMTAVVVTYILVAPEGFKLDYTLSYCSGIVVAVLLSVWFVLSKNK